Part of the Nostoc sp. ATCC 53789 genome, AATATCAGATGAATCAACAGTTGGGGACAATATCAACTGGCTATTAGTACTACCTCCAGCTCTCTGTTGAGCCGTGCAATTAATGGCTCGGCACGATTTTTGGGAACCATAGGTGTAAGTTTTGTGCTGGTGGGTATTTTGGTTTGATTAGCGATCGCTCCCACAGTTTCCGTCAAATCATCACTGGTAACTCGCTAATTCTAATTCAAGATGGCGAAATTCAATTAAATAACCTGAAAAAAGCCCATGTTAGCCAAACTGATTTGATCGCATCTTTACGCAGCAACGCTCACTTGTCCGATCCGAATGCATAACTCACAACGTTAATGGCAAAAATATATATACTGGATACTTTTTTGTCTTTCTATCGGTTGATGCACAGAAAATTTCTGAATAGTTTCCTTAAAGAAGAACAAGACAATCTGTCGGAGAACTGTTAGTTACAAGTTGAGCTTTTAATACTACTGAAGTTTCTTAGAACTACAATCAGCAGCTCAAAATCTGATGAGAGGAATCGAAAGTTATGGCAAAAGTTGTTGGAATTGATTTAGGGACAACTAACTCTTGTATTGCAGTCATCGAAGGTGGACAACCACTTGTGATTGCCAATGCAGAAGGACAACGCATCACTCCTTCTGTAGTTGCATATACAAAAACAGGCGAACGTCTGGTTGGTCAAATTGCTCGACGACAAGCGGTAATGAATCCAGAGAACACGTTCTACTCGGTCAAACGGTTTATCGGACGCAAACACGATGAAATCACCCACGAAGCGAGTGAAGTTTCTTACAAAGTCGTTCGTGATAGTAATGGCAATGTCAAACTCGATTGTCCAGCGCTAAAAAAACAATTCGCGCCTGAAGAAATTTCTGCTCAAGTTTTGCGAAAACTTACAGATGATGCCAGTAAATATCTAGGAGAACCCATTACGCAAGCAGTCATTACTGTGCCTGCTTACTTTAACGATTCGCAACGACAAGCAACCAAAGATGCAGGCAAAATTGCAGGGCTAGAAGT contains:
- a CDS encoding YetF domain-containing protein; the protein is MISDRSHSFRQIITGNSLILIQDGEIQLNNLKKAHVSQTDLIASLRSNAHLSDPNA